A section of the Campylobacter porcelli genome encodes:
- a CDS encoding mechanosensitive ion channel family protein, whose protein sequence is MKKFTLKFLLIFNLFCNLLLANQLSDVNNKIISLNSQLTIIKEQNASTNDEISILENEKNSLIKSLPALITSSNDFNQTHINSYIRALNEELKRYQANSTHFIQTQISLASANLDKIYYWSLSQISQAFKDYSKTPDEAIIDAITQIQISNYQELKSISQDPNSQNIANELTTLEIKRQTYSEILNYLKDNSELFDSNFVLTSLNLQNIINKINMAVNLQSKSINIGKITIISLVCIFFILLPRVASLLLYRILIAILSRSRNANNELKEQFVAAIKLPVVIFFIIYALNLSLIIAYYPSTISIEMKNYFDIAYSMVIAWFVIGVLDGYGIIILSKIAQKSGRKEVVNLIIKVLYFIVIIITILVILSKIGFDISTIIASLGIGGLAVALATKDIIANFFASILLLFDSSFSQGDWIVCGGIEGTVVEIGLRKTTIRTFDNALVFVPNSKIMSESIKNWNRRKIGRQIKMQVGLSYTTSKQSIQNCINDIRNMLLNHEGIAKSGIDSALNSNDARIKYRQNMVSVDDLDGYKSNLFVVLDEFGDNSINILIYCFSKSVIWGEYLATKEDVMLKIIEIIERYDDASFAFPSRSLYIESIPEIQIHKGEKSV, encoded by the coding sequence ATGAAGAAATTTACTCTCAAATTTTTACTGATTTTTAATTTATTTTGCAATCTTTTACTTGCAAATCAGCTAAGTGATGTAAACAATAAGATTATATCGCTAAATTCGCAATTAACCATAATAAAAGAGCAAAATGCTAGCACAAATGATGAGATTTCAATCCTAGAAAATGAGAAAAATAGCCTAATCAAAAGCTTGCCAGCACTCATCACTAGTAGCAATGATTTTAATCAAACCCACATAAATTCATACATAAGAGCACTAAATGAGGAGTTAAAAAGATACCAAGCTAACTCTACTCACTTCATTCAAACGCAAATATCACTAGCCTCTGCTAATTTAGATAAAATTTACTACTGGTCGCTATCGCAAATATCTCAAGCTTTTAAAGATTATAGCAAAACCCCAGATGAGGCCATAATCGATGCCATAACTCAAATTCAAATCTCCAACTATCAAGAGTTAAAATCAATAAGCCAAGATCCAAATAGCCAAAATATCGCCAATGAGCTAACCACGCTTGAGATAAAGCGTCAAACATATAGCGAAATACTAAATTATTTAAAAGATAATTCTGAGCTTTTTGATAGCAATTTTGTGCTAACTAGCCTAAATTTACAAAATATAATCAACAAGATAAATATGGCTGTAAATTTACAATCCAAATCCATAAATATAGGCAAAATCACTATTATATCCTTAGTTTGTATATTTTTTATACTCTTACCAAGGGTGGCTTCGCTTTTGCTTTATAGGATACTTATCGCTATCTTATCTCGATCAAGAAATGCAAATAATGAGCTCAAAGAGCAATTCGTAGCAGCCATCAAGCTACCTGTTGTGATATTTTTTATCATATATGCACTAAATTTATCTCTCATCATCGCCTACTATCCTTCCACCATAAGCATAGAGATGAAAAACTACTTTGATATTGCTTATAGCATGGTTATAGCGTGGTTTGTGATAGGAGTACTTGATGGGTATGGGATTATCATCTTATCAAAAATCGCCCAAAAATCAGGTCGCAAAGAGGTGGTAAATCTCATAATTAAAGTCTTATATTTCATCGTAATTATCATTACAATTTTGGTAATTTTAAGCAAAATTGGCTTTGATATTAGCACGATTATCGCCTCTCTTGGTATTGGCGGACTAGCTGTAGCATTAGCAACAAAAGATATAATAGCCAACTTTTTTGCCTCTATTTTGCTTCTTTTTGATAGCTCATTTAGTCAAGGAGATTGGATTGTTTGTGGTGGGATTGAAGGAACGGTGGTTGAGATAGGGCTTAGAAAGACAACTATTAGGACATTTGACAATGCTTTAGTATTTGTGCCAAATTCCAAAATTATGAGCGAAAGTATCAAAAACTGGAATCGCAGAAAGATAGGCCGCCAGATCAAAATGCAAGTAGGTCTAAGCTACACAACTTCCAAACAAAGCATTCAAAACTGCATAAATGATATAAGAAATATGCTTTTAAACCACGAAGGAATCGCTAAAAGCGGTATAGATAGTGCCTTAAATAGCAATGACGCACGGATAAAATATCGCCAAAATATGGTCTCTGTAGATGACTTAGATGGGTATAAAAGTAATCTTTTTGTCGTGCTTGATGAATTTGGCGATAACTCCATAAATATCTTGATATACTGCTTTAGCAAAAGCGTGATTTGGGGCGAATACTTAGCCACCAAAGAGGATGTAATGCTTAAAATAATAGAGATAATAGAGCGATATGATGATGCGAGCTTTGCCTTCCCAAGCAGAAGTTTATATATAGAATCCATACCAGAAATTCAAATTCACAAAGGAGAAAAAAGTGTCTGA